Proteins encoded together in one Halalkaliarchaeum sp. AArc-CO window:
- a CDS encoding cytochrome c biogenesis protein CcdA, which produces MTGLAGALGVAGVAGVATFFSPCAYALLPGYVGFYVSATGDRGPTLSGAAIRGLAAAAGAVGVVLGLGVLAAAAGDVVRSSLPFLEVGVGIALIGFGLITLLRVGRGWHVRLPGRRASVPGFALFGGLYAAAAAGCVAPVFFGVVVQSLAFPATGTIAVFLTYAVSLGLLLTSATVAIAVGSGFGFERLGDRPELLQRFAGVVLVVAGVGQLYVAYGGSL; this is translated from the coding sequence ATGACCGGGCTCGCGGGCGCGCTCGGGGTTGCAGGCGTCGCGGGAGTCGCGACGTTTTTCTCGCCGTGTGCGTACGCGTTACTCCCCGGTTACGTCGGCTTTTACGTCTCGGCGACCGGCGACCGCGGCCCGACCCTCTCGGGGGCTGCCATCCGCGGGCTCGCGGCGGCCGCCGGTGCGGTCGGGGTGGTCCTCGGGTTAGGCGTTCTCGCGGCGGCGGCCGGAGACGTGGTTCGGAGTTCTCTGCCGTTCCTCGAGGTCGGCGTCGGGATCGCACTGATCGGATTCGGCCTGATCACCCTCCTTCGAGTCGGGCGTGGATGGCACGTTCGGCTCCCCGGACGACGGGCGTCGGTCCCGGGGTTCGCGCTGTTCGGCGGCCTTTATGCGGCCGCGGCCGCCGGCTGTGTCGCCCCCGTCTTCTTCGGGGTCGTCGTCCAGTCGCTGGCGTTTCCTGCGACGGGGACGATCGCCGTGTTCCTGACGTATGCGGTGAGCCTCGGACTGTTGCTCACCAGCGCGACCGTCGCGATCGCTGTCGGCTCGGGGTTCGGGTTCGAACGCCTCGGCGACAGACCCGAACTCCTCCAGCGGTTTGCCGGCGTCGTGCTCGTCGTCGCCGGCGTCGGACAGCTGTACGTCGCATACGGGGGTAGCTTATGA
- a CDS encoding sulfite exporter TauE/SafE family protein, translating into MNAGAWTLLQFDGLDRLADAAGGELVLFFLIGLLGGAHCIGMCGPLVTIYAGRMDERISEPGERLTVFEVRQHGLFNLGRAASYTAIGAAFGALGGLFYLTTGTLTGITDAIRGSVGIVVGLVVIAIGVYYLVGRAAPGLHLGIGGNRLVAALTTRLDRLASGPGIVGLGSLHGLLPCPILYPAYLYAFAAGSATSGGLALAALGLGTIPAVFLYGTLIEAVGPTRRRQLHRVLGAAFILLGYIPLQHGLMLYGIHLPHPEIPFYQPLETPGHGH; encoded by the coding sequence ATGAACGCCGGCGCGTGGACGCTTTTGCAGTTCGACGGCCTCGACCGGCTCGCCGACGCCGCCGGCGGGGAACTGGTGCTGTTTTTCCTGATCGGTCTGCTCGGTGGCGCACACTGTATCGGTATGTGCGGCCCGCTGGTGACGATCTACGCCGGGCGCATGGACGAGCGAATCTCCGAACCGGGCGAACGACTGACGGTTTTCGAGGTTCGTCAACACGGGCTGTTCAACCTCGGCCGGGCGGCCAGCTACACCGCAATCGGCGCCGCCTTCGGCGCGCTCGGCGGGCTGTTTTACCTCACGACGGGGACGCTCACCGGGATCACCGACGCGATCCGAGGTTCGGTCGGAATCGTCGTCGGACTCGTCGTCATCGCCATCGGTGTCTACTACCTCGTCGGCCGCGCGGCACCCGGCCTCCATCTCGGAATCGGCGGAAACCGCCTGGTCGCCGCGCTCACGACCCGGCTCGACCGGCTCGCATCCGGACCGGGGATCGTCGGGCTGGGGAGCCTCCACGGGCTACTCCCGTGTCCGATCCTCTATCCGGCGTACCTGTATGCGTTCGCCGCGGGGTCGGCGACGTCCGGTGGACTCGCGCTGGCGGCGCTCGGCCTCGGGACGATCCCGGCTGTGTTCCTCTACGGGACGCTCATCGAGGCTGTCGGCCCGACCCGCCGGCGACAGCTCCACCGAGTTCTGGGCGCGGCGTTTATCCTTCTCGGGTACATTCCACTCCAGCACGGACTGATGCTGTACGGAATCCACCTTCCGCACCCGGAGATTCCGTTCTATCAGCCGCTGGAGACGCCCGGACATGGTCACTGA
- a CDS encoding cation-translocating P-type ATPase, whose product MVTDRRNRASTPEDGCRLCGLPTATPPIRNDDGETFCCRGCLDVSDALADVDGVDAEEVRRRREVAVDDSERSVGDSDSESVPDGYERSFFRVDGMHCVTCESFVESVACGTDGVENARASYVTDTVRIDHDPDAVDDEELTERLTGLGYRANARDDEFARRQAENTAFVRLAVGVLFGMMVMFQYVVLIYPTYFDGLFYDERTAEFLAESMAATGGRYLFVVIAVLTTIVLVVAGKPLLRGAYVAIRTRSPNMDLLVSIAAVSAYLYSHLVVATGGTHVYYDVTVAIVVVVTVGRHYESTAKSRATELLSELSTVRVREARLLPDPGDGKTDGGDPVSGDPISGDPVPGEVADGETVPVEDLVGGERVLVRTGERVPVDGTVLEGTAAVDEAVITGESLPATREPGDAVVGGSVVRDGALVVEVAPGGESGIDRLSTMVWDLQSSNRGIQKLADRLATIFVPVVLVLAAVVSTAYLVTGSGVTAALLVGLTVLIVSCPCALGLATPLATAAGVREALERRLVIFDETVFERIHGADTVVFDKTGTLTTGEMSVLDSTGPAEAFAAAAALERRSGHPVAEAIVEAFGHYDGSSADVAFDGGATASVTPAVDDYRSHDDGVSGVVDGREVAVGHPALFERRGWTVPEEVDSAAETASEAGRVPVLVGRDGAVEGVATVGDEFRPGWEAAIDRFAERGVEVVVLTGDDSAASETLSNHPGIDRVFAGVPPEGKAETVSRLGQRGRTVMVGDGTNDAPALASADLGIAMGGGTAMAADAADVAVLEDDLESVETVFELARATDRRVKGNVGWAFCYNAIAIPLAITGLLNPLFAAVAMATSSLLVVTNSSRDLL is encoded by the coding sequence ATGGTCACTGACCGCAGGAACCGAGCATCCACCCCCGAGGACGGCTGCAGGCTCTGTGGACTTCCGACAGCGACGCCGCCGATCCGAAACGACGACGGGGAGACGTTCTGCTGTCGCGGCTGTCTCGACGTGTCCGACGCGCTCGCCGACGTCGACGGAGTGGACGCCGAAGAGGTCCGCAGGCGCCGGGAGGTTGCCGTCGACGATTCCGAACGAAGCGTCGGGGATTCGGACTCCGAGTCGGTCCCCGACGGCTACGAACGGAGCTTCTTCCGTGTCGACGGGATGCACTGTGTCACCTGCGAGTCGTTCGTCGAATCCGTCGCCTGCGGAACCGACGGGGTCGAAAACGCCCGGGCGAGCTACGTCACCGATACGGTCCGCATCGACCACGATCCCGACGCCGTCGACGACGAGGAACTCACAGAGCGACTGACGGGGCTCGGCTACCGGGCGAACGCACGCGACGACGAGTTCGCGCGACGACAGGCCGAAAACACCGCATTCGTCCGCCTCGCGGTCGGCGTCCTGTTCGGGATGATGGTGATGTTCCAGTACGTCGTTCTCATCTATCCCACGTACTTCGACGGCCTGTTTTACGACGAGCGGACGGCCGAGTTCCTCGCGGAGTCGATGGCCGCAACCGGGGGTCGCTACCTCTTCGTCGTGATCGCGGTACTCACGACGATCGTGCTCGTCGTCGCCGGCAAACCCCTGTTGCGTGGCGCGTACGTCGCGATCCGGACCCGATCGCCGAACATGGATCTGCTGGTCTCGATCGCGGCGGTGAGCGCGTACCTCTACAGTCATCTCGTCGTCGCGACCGGTGGCACCCACGTCTACTACGACGTGACGGTAGCGATCGTCGTCGTCGTGACGGTGGGTCGCCACTACGAATCGACAGCGAAATCCCGCGCGACGGAACTGCTCTCGGAGCTGTCGACGGTGCGGGTCCGCGAGGCGCGACTGCTGCCCGATCCCGGGGACGGGAAAACGGACGGCGGCGATCCCGTCTCCGGCGATCCCATCTCCGGTGATCCCGTTCCTGGAGAAGTCGCAGACGGCGAAACCGTCCCGGTCGAGGACCTCGTCGGCGGGGAACGCGTGCTCGTCCGGACGGGGGAGCGCGTTCCGGTCGACGGCACCGTCCTGGAGGGAACGGCGGCTGTCGACGAGGCGGTGATCACCGGCGAGTCGCTGCCAGCCACACGGGAACCCGGGGACGCGGTCGTCGGCGGCTCCGTCGTCCGCGACGGCGCGCTGGTGGTGGAGGTCGCACCGGGCGGCGAAAGCGGCATCGACCGACTCTCGACGATGGTGTGGGATCTCCAGAGCTCCAACCGGGGGATTCAGAAGCTGGCGGACAGGCTCGCCACGATATTCGTCCCCGTGGTTCTCGTGCTCGCGGCGGTCGTCTCCACGGCGTATCTCGTCACTGGTTCGGGCGTCACCGCGGCGCTTCTGGTCGGGCTGACCGTGCTCATCGTCTCGTGTCCGTGTGCGCTCGGGCTCGCGACCCCGCTCGCGACCGCCGCCGGGGTCAGGGAGGCGCTCGAACGGCGTCTCGTGATCTTCGACGAAACCGTCTTCGAGCGGATCCACGGCGCCGACACCGTCGTCTTCGACAAGACCGGGACGCTCACGACCGGCGAGATGAGCGTCCTCGATTCGACGGGACCGGCGGAGGCGTTCGCGGCCGCAGCCGCGCTGGAGCGCCGATCCGGCCACCCTGTCGCGGAAGCGATCGTGGAGGCGTTCGGCCACTACGACGGTTCCTCGGCCGACGTCGCCTTCGATGGCGGAGCGACTGCCTCGGTGACGCCCGCCGTCGACGACTACCGATCACACGACGACGGCGTTTCCGGCGTCGTCGACGGCAGGGAGGTGGCCGTCGGCCATCCGGCCCTGTTCGAGCGGCGAGGATGGACGGTTCCGGAGGAAGTCGATTCGGCGGCAGAGACGGCCAGCGAGGCCGGACGCGTTCCGGTACTCGTCGGACGTGACGGCGCTGTCGAGGGCGTGGCGACTGTCGGCGACGAGTTCAGGCCCGGGTGGGAGGCCGCGATCGACCGGTTCGCCGAGCGGGGCGTCGAGGTGGTGGTCCTGACCGGCGACGACTCCGCGGCTTCCGAGACGCTCTCGAACCATCCGGGGATCGACCGGGTTTTCGCCGGCGTCCCACCGGAGGGAAAAGCCGAGACAGTGTCCCGCCTCGGGCAGCGGGGCCGAACGGTCATGGTCGGCGACGGCACCAACGACGCGCCGGCGCTTGCAAGCGCCGATCTCGGGATCGCTATGGGCGGTGGCACCGCAATGGCCGCCGACGCCGCCGACGTCGCCGTGCTCGAGGACGACCTCGAGAGCGTCGAAACCGTCTTCGAACTGGCGCGGGCGACCGACCGGCGGGTGAAAGGGAACGTGGGATGGGCGTTCTGTTACAACGCGATCGCGATCCCGCTTGCGATCACCGGCCTGCTGAACCCGCTTTTCGCCGCAGTCGCCATGGCGACGAGCAGCCTGCTGGTCGTGACCAACTCCTCGCGGGACCTCCTTTGA
- a CDS encoding hydrogenase iron-sulfur subunit → MTTGAFVCSCVDTCELDLEAVRNGIDGADVIASSSHLCGEEGLPAMRNVLAEHELDEVVITCPEPQVRAGFRDLAAGVGIDGEAVTFVDQREGAGWIHKEAVASDKTARLISAAVAGREVDSAEGRGGTLEREAGSRVAVIGDPEAAAALPEAAEVTLFADGSELASWTDDLENVLVERGRLVEIDGRFGDFTVTVESRVSEDCVSCMACVRQAPDGAITRYPVDIAPDAPDGEWTDCCPTDAIEMDGIRRSIEFDQVVYPAGERRTQGREVGYHTGAVDAGTALAVESLLGGIEKLAHLDLEMDACVAGDSGQSGCNDCVEACPHGAVERAAVDAVEFYPEACLNCGACTSACPTGAVRLRNPSNERIARQVEALVSPTDGGSGGPSEWLFGGDDEGIETPVVAFVCSERAAGAIREYGQLQAAGETDIDYPPLLPVSIGCTDTVGEAHLLHALAAGADGVAVLGCGDDCSHSGPNPTAELVTRCNRVAADLGLGERFAFLSPSPGATAESVESATEFAESVREFVDGLDPSPVPAGEHVATGRLDAVGGNAGIDPLPGSLEHRYDSSTPAFASHDWALESVRTIIDHADPDRELIRGLTDFGYMEVAEGCTLTPTCATLCPTDAIRRTIEEGRLEFNHELCVNCGICAEGCLEDVLEMHDGLDLSLLPEARGGEPWVTVYEGEVMQCAGCGEPFASTASTDVMREKVGDLVGDLGPGEAELFEYCRDCRTSLMAMPSDPAFSEAKEKNEKNEKNEKNEKNEKNEKNEKNEKNEKNEKNEKNEKNDE, encoded by the coding sequence ATGACCACTGGAGCCTTCGTCTGTTCGTGTGTCGACACGTGCGAGCTGGATCTCGAGGCGGTGCGAAACGGGATCGACGGGGCCGACGTGATCGCGAGCTCCTCGCACCTCTGTGGCGAGGAGGGGCTGCCGGCGATGCGTAATGTCCTCGCGGAACACGAACTCGACGAGGTCGTGATTACCTGTCCCGAGCCGCAGGTCCGAGCCGGATTCCGCGACCTCGCAGCGGGAGTCGGGATCGACGGGGAGGCAGTAACGTTCGTCGATCAGCGCGAAGGCGCAGGATGGATCCACAAGGAGGCGGTAGCGAGTGACAAGACGGCGCGCCTGATCTCCGCCGCCGTGGCCGGCCGCGAGGTCGATTCGGCCGAAGGTCGTGGCGGGACACTCGAACGAGAAGCCGGTTCCCGGGTCGCCGTGATCGGCGACCCGGAGGCGGCAGCCGCGCTCCCGGAAGCGGCCGAGGTCACCCTGTTTGCGGACGGCAGCGAACTCGCGTCGTGGACCGACGATCTCGAGAACGTCCTCGTCGAACGCGGTCGTCTGGTGGAGATCGACGGCCGGTTCGGCGACTTCACGGTGACCGTCGAGTCGCGCGTCTCCGAGGACTGCGTCTCCTGTATGGCGTGTGTCCGACAGGCCCCCGACGGTGCGATCACCCGGTATCCGGTCGACATCGCCCCCGACGCGCCGGACGGCGAGTGGACCGACTGCTGTCCGACCGATGCCATCGAGATGGACGGGATCCGTCGATCGATCGAGTTCGACCAGGTCGTGTATCCGGCGGGGGAGCGGAGGACACAGGGACGGGAGGTCGGCTACCACACTGGGGCGGTCGACGCCGGGACCGCCCTCGCGGTGGAGTCGCTGCTGGGCGGCATCGAAAAACTCGCGCATCTCGATCTGGAGATGGACGCCTGCGTGGCGGGCGATTCGGGACAGTCCGGCTGTAACGACTGCGTGGAGGCGTGTCCGCACGGTGCGGTCGAACGCGCCGCCGTCGACGCCGTCGAGTTCTACCCGGAGGCGTGTCTGAACTGCGGTGCCTGTACGAGCGCCTGCCCGACCGGGGCGGTTCGGCTCCGAAACCCGTCGAACGAACGGATCGCACGGCAGGTCGAAGCGCTGGTCTCGCCCACCGACGGCGGATCCGGGGGGCCGAGCGAGTGGCTCTTCGGCGGCGACGACGAAGGGATCGAGACACCCGTCGTTGCGTTCGTCTGTTCGGAACGTGCAGCGGGGGCGATCAGGGAGTACGGACAACTGCAGGCGGCCGGAGAAACCGATATCGACTATCCACCGTTGCTCCCGGTGTCGATCGGCTGTACGGACACGGTCGGGGAAGCTCACCTGCTGCACGCGCTCGCAGCAGGTGCCGACGGGGTCGCGGTGCTGGGCTGTGGGGACGACTGCAGTCATTCGGGGCCGAACCCGACCGCCGAACTCGTAACGCGGTGTAACCGGGTAGCCGCCGATCTGGGTCTCGGAGAGCGGTTCGCGTTCCTCTCGCCGTCGCCCGGAGCGACGGCCGAGTCAGTCGAGTCGGCCACGGAGTTCGCCGAGTCTGTCCGGGAGTTCGTCGACGGTCTGGATCCCTCGCCGGTTCCGGCTGGCGAACACGTTGCCACCGGACGGCTCGACGCGGTCGGCGGCAACGCGGGAATCGATCCCCTGCCCGGCAGCCTGGAGCACAGGTACGACAGCTCGACACCGGCGTTCGCCAGCCACGACTGGGCGCTCGAATCGGTTCGGACGATCATCGACCACGCCGATCCGGATCGCGAACTGATTCGTGGACTGACGGACTTCGGGTACATGGAGGTCGCCGAGGGCTGTACGCTGACGCCGACGTGTGCGACGCTCTGTCCGACCGACGCGATCCGCCGGACCATCGAGGAGGGACGCCTCGAGTTCAACCACGAACTGTGTGTGAACTGTGGGATCTGTGCGGAGGGCTGTCTCGAGGACGTTCTGGAGATGCACGACGGCCTCGATCTCTCGCTACTGCCGGAAGCGAGAGGTGGTGAACCGTGGGTGACGGTGTACGAGGGTGAGGTGATGCAGTGTGCCGGCTGTGGGGAGCCGTTCGCCTCGACGGCGTCGACCGACGTGATGCGCGAAAAGGTGGGAGACCTCGTCGGTGATCTCGGACCGGGCGAGGCGGAGCTATTCGAGTACTGTCGCGACTGTCGGACGAGCCTGATGGCGATGCCGAGCGATCCCGCTTTCTCGGAGGCGAAAGAGAAGAACGAGAAGAACGAGAAGAACGAGAAGAACGAGAAGAACGAGAAGAACGAGAAGAACGAGAAGAACGAGAAGAACGAGAAGAACGAGAAGAACGAGAAGAACGAGAAGAACGACGAGTAG
- a CDS encoding helix-turn-helix domain-containing protein has product MDTTEKLEEAIAVLQQLGLKEYEARCFVGLIRLETGTAKKLSELTEVPRTRVYDAIRVLEAQGLVEIQHSSPQQFRAVPLDEATETLRDQYEARVERLQNTLETVETVDNQDESPVQEVWAIAGHDAIENRTNDLIEDATEEIVFVVGDESLLTDDLLDTLEAASDNVEVIVGTLSESVQDRIRTAVPEATTFVSGLEWLGTENPTENDTAVGRLLLVDRSTILVSSIVPETREERAIFGVGFGNGLIVIARRLMAQGLIPVRDPGS; this is encoded by the coding sequence ACGAGGCCCGCTGTTTCGTCGGACTGATCCGCCTCGAGACTGGCACGGCAAAGAAGCTCAGCGAACTGACCGAGGTCCCCCGGACGCGGGTGTACGACGCGATCCGAGTGCTGGAGGCACAGGGTCTCGTCGAGATACAGCATTCGAGTCCACAGCAGTTCCGAGCGGTCCCGCTCGATGAGGCCACGGAGACGCTTCGCGACCAGTACGAGGCGCGCGTCGAGCGCCTCCAGAACACCCTAGAGACGGTCGAAACCGTCGACAACCAGGACGAATCGCCCGTTCAAGAGGTGTGGGCGATCGCGGGGCACGACGCGATCGAAAACCGGACGAACGACCTCATCGAGGACGCAACAGAGGAGATCGTTTTCGTCGTCGGCGACGAATCGCTGCTGACCGATGACCTGCTGGATACACTCGAGGCGGCCAGCGATAACGTCGAGGTGATCGTGGGTACGTTGTCGGAATCAGTACAGGACCGGATTCGAACTGCCGTCCCGGAGGCGACGACGTTCGTTTCCGGCCTCGAGTGGTTGGGTACAGAGAACCCCACAGAGAACGATACCGCAGTCGGTCGGTTGCTGCTGGTGGATCGGTCGACCATCCTCGTGAGTTCGATCGTGCCCGAAACGAGGGAGGAACGGGCAATCTTCGGTGTCGGATTCGGAAACGGCCTGATCGTGATCGCCCGTCGACTCATGGCCCAGGGGCTGATACCGGTGCGGGATCCGGGGAGTTGA